Proteins from a single region of Geothrix sp. PMB-07:
- a CDS encoding trypsin-like peptidase domain-containing protein, translated as MNRQVKQVLGLSAFAAGCMALGMGLSHGWVVSAQEEKPVVVDAKGLDRLPPIADVAEKLNPTVVAITNTSFVKNRRGFDHPSVGGQDFFDFFFGPGGPQQRRTPRGGDDEQKAASSGSGVIISASGEILTNHHVIASMGGDNTLEVKTSDGKTYKATVLGKDKELDIALIKIDAAHLPFAKLGESDSLRIGEWVVAIGNPFGLEHTVTQGIISAKGRKLDPGVSSFLQTDAAINRGNSGGPLLNLRGEVVGINTAINPAGQNIGFAVPISMVNRILKDLRSGKPVSRGYLGITPQDLDQAYQEALGSKQGVVVSAVEKGQAADKAGLQRLDVISAVDGQTVNSPDELVAAVSGRRAGETIKLTVQRDGKTLTLTATLGDRKAIEDQRRRDAGEEPEDEPAQKSQGDPKTVNLEKTYGFTVELADAKNRLKGVVVTTVDPRSPAADRGLAPGVIITEVGRQPVNNLAEFNAQVKKAGGRPLLLFVQTPNGSQKVTLAIPPR; from the coding sequence ATGAATCGTCAGGTGAAACAGGTTCTGGGGTTGTCGGCCTTCGCGGCCGGGTGCATGGCTCTGGGCATGGGTCTCAGCCACGGTTGGGTGGTTTCGGCCCAGGAAGAAAAGCCCGTGGTGGTGGATGCGAAGGGGCTCGACCGCCTGCCGCCCATCGCCGATGTGGCCGAAAAGCTGAACCCCACGGTGGTGGCCATCACCAACACCAGCTTTGTGAAGAACCGCCGGGGGTTTGATCACCCATCTGTGGGCGGCCAGGATTTCTTCGATTTCTTCTTCGGCCCCGGCGGGCCCCAGCAGCGGCGCACGCCCCGGGGCGGGGATGACGAGCAGAAGGCGGCCTCTTCGGGCTCTGGCGTGATCATCTCGGCCTCGGGCGAGATCCTCACGAACCACCACGTCATCGCCAGCATGGGCGGCGACAACACGTTGGAAGTGAAGACCAGCGACGGGAAGACCTACAAGGCCACCGTGCTGGGCAAGGACAAGGAACTGGACATTGCGCTCATCAAGATCGATGCGGCCCACCTGCCCTTCGCCAAGCTGGGTGAGTCCGATTCCCTGCGCATCGGCGAGTGGGTGGTGGCCATCGGCAACCCCTTCGGTCTGGAACATACCGTCACCCAGGGCATCATCAGTGCCAAGGGCCGCAAGCTCGATCCGGGTGTCAGTTCCTTCCTGCAGACCGACGCCGCCATCAACCGCGGCAACTCGGGCGGTCCCCTGCTGAACCTGCGGGGCGAGGTGGTGGGCATCAACACCGCCATCAATCCCGCTGGCCAGAACATCGGCTTCGCGGTGCCCATCAGCATGGTGAACCGCATCCTGAAGGACCTGCGTAGCGGCAAGCCCGTCAGCCGCGGCTACCTGGGAATCACCCCCCAGGATCTGGACCAGGCCTATCAGGAAGCCTTGGGCAGCAAGCAGGGCGTGGTGGTCAGTGCGGTGGAGAAGGGCCAGGCCGCGGACAAGGCCGGCCTGCAGCGCCTGGATGTCATCAGCGCCGTGGATGGCCAGACCGTCAACAGCCCGGATGAACTGGTGGCCGCGGTTTCAGGCCGCCGCGCCGGCGAGACCATCAAGCTCACGGTCCAGCGGGACGGGAAGACCCTCACCCTGACGGCCACCCTGGGCGACCGCAAGGCCATCGAGGATCAGCGCCGCCGCGATGCGGGCGAAGAGCCCGAGGATGAACCGGCCCAGAAATCCCAGGGCGACCCGAAGACCGTCAATCTGGAGAAGACCTACGGCTTCACGGTTGAACTTGCAGATGCCAAGAACCGGCTCAAGGGTGTGGTGGTGACCACCGTGGATCCCCGTTCCCCGGCCGCGGACCGGGGCTTGGCGCCGGGCGTGATCATCACGGAAGTGGGCCGCCAGCCCGTGAACAACCTGGCGGAGTTCAATGCCCAGGTGAAGAAGGCCGGTGGGCGGCCCCTGCTGCTTTTCGTCCAGACGCCCAACGGGAGCCAGAAGGTCACGTTGGCCATTCCGCCCCGCTGA
- a CDS encoding TolC family protein: MRALLLGALPGLLLAQAPPLSYDDILQRARTSPSQLRTEALLAERHRALSASRGFLRDSPSLAAAAGPRTRPGVSSTSDQSLDLDLPLFLSPAVRQRLETTLGQADPALREATRIEDRFRLRQAYLEAWLAERQLQLREADLATVQTWLKAARARLEAGADPAFQVSLVEGETLRALADLDEARRQRLAVWATLQALAEVPSQPVPLADPGEPSALPVAELPARFQAGVLRRALQTRLSLDEQALRHQEALATSRWSLRGSYAREGEERIGKVGLAYRFSRPGETQAIRRDTEASLQVATRETDIALLNLDARFQSALTRAQEAMPPLPFLGFSSALKAIQLRLEEGRERPSEALPIRRQLLEAQAASYRRLQAAHLLSAELEALTQGVNP; this comes from the coding sequence ATGCGTGCCCTCCTTCTGGGGGCTCTGCCCGGCCTGCTCCTGGCCCAGGCTCCGCCTCTTTCTTATGACGACATTCTCCAGCGGGCTCGAACCAGCCCGAGCCAACTTCGCACCGAAGCCCTGCTGGCCGAACGGCACCGCGCCCTGAGCGCCAGTCGCGGTTTCCTGCGGGATAGTCCTTCCCTGGCCGCGGCCGCGGGCCCCCGCACGCGACCCGGAGTTTCCAGCACCAGCGATCAGTCTCTGGACCTGGACCTGCCTCTCTTCCTGTCACCCGCCGTTCGCCAGCGCCTGGAGACAACCCTTGGACAGGCGGATCCCGCCTTGCGGGAAGCCACCCGCATCGAGGACCGGTTCCGCCTGCGGCAGGCCTACCTGGAGGCCTGGCTGGCAGAACGGCAGCTGCAGCTTCGGGAGGCGGATCTCGCCACGGTTCAGACCTGGCTGAAGGCCGCCCGGGCCCGCCTGGAAGCCGGGGCTGATCCCGCCTTCCAGGTGAGTCTGGTGGAAGGCGAAACCCTGCGGGCCCTGGCGGATCTGGACGAGGCCCGGCGCCAGCGGTTGGCCGTCTGGGCGACCCTTCAGGCTCTGGCCGAGGTGCCTTCCCAGCCCGTTCCGTTGGCGGATCCCGGGGAGCCGTCCGCACTCCCCGTCGCGGAACTTCCCGCCCGATTTCAGGCCGGGGTGCTGAGGCGGGCGCTCCAGACCCGGCTGAGCCTCGATGAACAGGCCCTCCGCCACCAGGAGGCCCTGGCCACCAGCCGCTGGAGCCTGCGGGGCAGCTATGCCCGGGAAGGTGAGGAGCGCATCGGCAAGGTCGGCCTGGCCTACCGCTTTTCGCGCCCTGGGGAAACCCAGGCCATCCGCCGCGATACCGAGGCTTCGCTCCAGGTCGCCACTCGCGAAACAGACATCGCTCTGCTGAACCTCGACGCCCGCTTTCAATCCGCCCTTACCCGGGCCCAGGAAGCGATGCCGCCCCTTCCTTTTCTTGGCTTCAGTTCGGCCCTCAAGGCCATCCAGCTTCGCCTGGAGGAAGGCCGGGAGCGGCCGTCCGAGGCCCTGCCCATCCGCCGCCAATTGCTCGAGGCCCAGGCCGCGTCCTACCGGCGCCTCCAGGCGGCCCACCTGCTCAGCGCCGAGCTCGAAGCCCTCACGCAAGGAGTGAATCCATGA
- a CDS encoding hemolysin family protein has protein sequence MTLAAALVCAALILLSGFFVMAEFAAVRVRMTQLEALADSDSRAHRAMEVHRGLSHHLSAIQAGIVLCALALGAVGEELFSHPFRALFGHLPWPRLVLPFSTGLALLVMTTLHVVLAELVPRSLAIRAALPWALRTATPLLAWSRLVRPLTWGLTKLSHLVLGVFGVRPDADAEDLLPSEAEFRRMLERSQAEGHLELDRKELIENVFDFSRRMVKEISVPRARVVCFDLTRSLADNLALARTTPHTRIPLVEGDLDRVVGVIHIKELLWAMQDQDGAVDLRSLARPAFFVPEMKPIQGLLLEFQQRKQHLALVVNEHGGVDGLVTLEDVLEELVGEIQDEFDREAIQLRRTRGGAWLAQGNVLLEQLEDHLQLNLETEAGSVSLGGFFQEQLGRVLRPGDELRLQGWRIRVLSMRGLAPNQFLLKPLPPEPVEPDA, from the coding sequence GTGACCCTCGCTGCGGCCCTCGTCTGCGCCGCCCTCATCCTCCTCAGCGGTTTTTTCGTCATGGCGGAATTCGCCGCCGTGCGCGTGCGCATGACCCAACTGGAGGCCCTGGCGGATTCGGATTCGCGAGCCCACCGCGCCATGGAGGTGCACCGCGGGCTCTCCCACCACCTCTCGGCCATCCAAGCAGGCATCGTGCTTTGCGCCCTGGCCCTGGGTGCCGTGGGTGAGGAGCTGTTCAGCCACCCGTTCCGGGCCCTGTTCGGCCATCTGCCCTGGCCCCGCCTGGTGCTGCCCTTCAGTACTGGCCTGGCCCTGCTGGTGATGACCACCCTGCATGTGGTGCTGGCGGAGCTGGTGCCCCGCAGCCTCGCCATCCGCGCGGCCCTGCCCTGGGCCCTGCGCACGGCCACACCGCTGCTGGCCTGGTCGCGCCTGGTGCGGCCCCTCACCTGGGGGCTGACGAAACTGAGCCACCTGGTGCTGGGCGTATTCGGCGTGCGGCCCGACGCCGACGCCGAGGACCTGCTGCCTTCTGAAGCCGAGTTCCGCCGCATGCTGGAACGCAGCCAGGCGGAGGGCCACCTGGAGCTGGACCGCAAGGAACTCATCGAAAATGTCTTCGATTTCAGCCGCCGCATGGTGAAAGAGATCTCCGTGCCGCGGGCCCGCGTGGTCTGCTTTGACCTCACCCGCAGCCTGGCAGACAACCTGGCCCTGGCCCGTACCACGCCCCACACCCGCATTCCCCTGGTGGAAGGTGATCTTGATCGTGTCGTGGGTGTCATTCACATCAAGGAACTGCTCTGGGCCATGCAGGATCAAGACGGCGCCGTGGATCTGCGTAGCCTGGCCCGACCGGCCTTCTTCGTGCCGGAGATGAAGCCCATCCAGGGCCTGCTGCTGGAATTCCAGCAGCGCAAGCAGCATCTCGCGCTGGTGGTGAATGAGCACGGCGGCGTGGATGGGCTGGTGACGCTGGAGGATGTGCTCGAAGAACTGGTGGGCGAAATCCAGGATGAGTTCGACCGCGAGGCCATCCAATTGCGCCGCACCCGGGGCGGGGCCTGGCTGGCCCAGGGCAACGTGCTGCTAGAGCAACTGGAAGATCACCTGCAGCTGAACCTGGAAACCGAGGCGGGTTCCGTGAGCCTGGGTGGCTTCTTCCAGGAGCAGCTGGGCCGGGTGTTGCGCCCCGGCGACGAGTTGCGCTTGCAGGGCTGGCGCATCCGGGTGCTGTCCATGCGTGGGTTGGCCCCGAACCAGTTCCTGCTCAAGCCCCTGCCCCCAGAACCGGTGGAGCCCGATGCCTGA
- a CDS encoding NTP transferase domain-containing protein yields MPEPLDGFLLAAGLGLRMGPLSCCLPKPAWTLRDRPLLQWGADAMRRAGLTRLGCNAHLHVERLRAVAEGIEVCEEPHLLGSAGGLRHALGRVEAELLTWNADVWAETVPFDRLREAHRSARATLSWLLIPHPGGRWNPVWMDERNRILPKGVVGPQGPFHFTGAAAWSPEALALLPEGPSEVNEVLRPRLAGTPGGHLGVVVDPFAWREVGTPEALIEAAAALAPLQEGRLPGCYVHPGAHPSGRLTACILGPEAAPPPALTDHHALWFEEGGSQVRLGLP; encoded by the coding sequence ATGCCTGAGCCGCTCGATGGCTTCCTGCTCGCGGCCGGGCTGGGCCTGCGCATGGGCCCCCTGAGCTGCTGCCTGCCCAAACCCGCCTGGACCCTGCGGGACCGGCCTTTGCTGCAGTGGGGCGCTGACGCCATGCGCCGCGCGGGACTCACCCGTCTGGGCTGCAATGCCCACCTTCACGTGGAGCGGCTCCGGGCCGTGGCCGAAGGCATCGAAGTCTGCGAGGAACCCCACCTGCTGGGCAGCGCTGGGGGCCTCCGCCACGCCTTGGGCCGCGTGGAAGCTGAGCTGCTTACGTGGAACGCCGATGTATGGGCCGAGACCGTGCCCTTTGACCGCCTGCGGGAAGCCCATCGCTCGGCCAGGGCCACCCTGAGCTGGCTGCTCATCCCCCACCCCGGGGGCCGCTGGAACCCCGTGTGGATGGATGAACGGAACCGGATCCTGCCCAAGGGCGTGGTGGGTCCCCAGGGGCCATTCCATTTTACCGGCGCCGCCGCCTGGTCGCCGGAGGCTCTGGCCTTGTTGCCCGAAGGCCCCAGCGAGGTGAATGAGGTCCTGCGCCCCCGGCTGGCAGGTACCCCCGGCGGGCACCTCGGCGTGGTGGTGGATCCCTTCGCCTGGCGGGAGGTGGGCACCCCCGAGGCCCTGATCGAAGCCGCCGCAGCGTTGGCCCCGCTGCAGGAGGGTCGACTGCCCGGCTGCTATGTGCATCCCGGTGCTCATCCCTCGGGCCGTCTCACTGCCTGCATCCTGGGTCCCGAGGCCGCGCCACCTCCGGCCCTGACCGATCATCACGCCCTTTGGTTCGAGGAGGGGGGCAGCCAGGTGCGCTTGGGCTTACCCTGA
- a CDS encoding response regulator: MGQRLLLVDSDRSFLKEHQVSLEAAFDLEVASSPEGVLSRLESGDFAAVFICVEVADNKGYALCSSIRKNAKLDGVKIVLISGKATEEEYRRHQSLKGRADVYLHKPIAPSALVAALTPLVPGRTLDPDNPFGELVDTELGDDWLDSLKSNLDNQGSPSAPVFGVRPSSPAQTTHLDAPSGDVPPDSRHMKLLEDQIASLHEEMRLKDQRLAATEQRLQKAEAEAQQIQRQLNSVTLNLDELERSNRESEALKTRLAETEAALKALEESRGREGESLETLKAQLKEALTERTDLILQVESLNHQVGEKSQRAIELLKERDRLLRENMDLEPFRAKTKDLEEALTAKAREMAEALAAKDRDREAALNQKEEALASLRRELENAQSAQNQLNATLEGMVQQQANLEALHQSTLLELTNQVEKVHTTQMELAGVEATMRGQGRDLAELGLRLKQVEAERDASRTELTDREQKLLAQQEIIHQHQEEITQLSARLNTAHLDLDAAKIQHDGERLELMSGLDQKEAEINRLHRALGDQQDAHATLEREKQAVHGQLSEHKDRLQNLDSLLQDIQDKLRRGSDLARG, encoded by the coding sequence ATGGGCCAACGCCTTCTCCTTGTGGACAGCGACCGGAGCTTCCTCAAAGAGCACCAAGTCAGCCTGGAAGCGGCCTTCGACCTGGAGGTGGCCTCCTCCCCGGAGGGTGTGCTCTCCCGGTTGGAAAGTGGCGATTTCGCCGCCGTGTTCATTTGCGTGGAAGTGGCCGACAACAAGGGCTACGCGCTGTGCTCCTCCATTCGGAAGAACGCCAAGCTGGATGGCGTGAAGATCGTTCTCATCAGCGGCAAGGCCACCGAGGAGGAATACCGGCGGCACCAGAGCCTCAAGGGTCGCGCAGATGTCTACCTCCACAAACCCATTGCACCCAGCGCCCTGGTGGCGGCCCTGACGCCGCTGGTTCCGGGACGGACCCTGGACCCCGACAACCCCTTTGGCGAATTGGTGGATACGGAACTGGGCGATGACTGGCTGGACAGCCTGAAATCCAACCTGGATAACCAGGGCTCACCCTCCGCCCCCGTTTTCGGAGTGCGCCCCTCCTCCCCGGCCCAGACCACCCATCTGGATGCCCCTTCGGGAGACGTGCCGCCGGATTCCCGCCACATGAAGCTGCTGGAAGACCAGATCGCTTCGCTGCACGAAGAGATGCGCCTCAAGGATCAGCGCCTGGCGGCCACCGAGCAGCGCCTTCAGAAGGCCGAGGCCGAGGCCCAGCAGATCCAGCGTCAGCTGAATTCCGTCACCCTGAACCTGGATGAACTGGAGCGCAGCAACCGGGAATCGGAAGCGCTGAAAACCCGCTTGGCTGAAACGGAAGCCGCATTGAAGGCTCTGGAGGAAAGCCGCGGCCGGGAAGGGGAGAGCCTGGAAACCCTCAAGGCGCAGCTGAAGGAGGCCCTCACCGAGCGCACCGATTTGATCCTGCAGGTGGAGTCCCTCAACCATCAGGTGGGTGAGAAATCCCAGCGCGCCATTGAACTCCTCAAGGAGCGGGATCGTCTGCTGCGCGAAAACATGGACCTCGAACCCTTCCGGGCCAAGACCAAGGACTTGGAAGAGGCGCTGACGGCCAAAGCACGCGAGATGGCCGAGGCCCTTGCTGCCAAAGACCGTGACCGGGAGGCTGCCCTAAACCAGAAAGAGGAAGCCCTGGCCTCTCTCCGGAGGGAGCTGGAAAACGCCCAGAGTGCCCAGAACCAGCTGAATGCCACCCTCGAAGGCATGGTGCAGCAGCAGGCCAACCTGGAGGCCCTCCACCAGTCGACCCTCCTGGAGCTGACGAACCAGGTGGAGAAGGTCCATACCACCCAGATGGAACTGGCCGGGGTGGAAGCCACCATGCGCGGTCAAGGCCGGGATCTGGCGGAGCTGGGCCTGCGGCTGAAGCAGGTGGAAGCCGAACGGGATGCCAGCCGCACCGAGCTGACGGATCGTGAGCAAAAGCTGCTCGCCCAGCAGGAGATCATCCACCAGCACCAGGAGGAGATCACCCAGTTGTCCGCCCGGCTGAACACGGCGCACCTGGATCTCGACGCAGCCAAGATCCAGCATGATGGCGAACGGCTGGAATTGATGAGTGGCCTCGACCAGAAGGAGGCGGAGATCAACCGGCTCCACCGCGCCTTGGGGGATCAGCAGGATGCGCACGCCACCCTCGAGCGTGAAAAGCAGGCCGTTCATGGGCAGCTCTCCGAGCACAAGGATCGACTTCAGAACCTGGACAGCTTGCTTCAGGACATCCAGGACAAGCTGCGGCGCGGTTCGGATCTGGCCAGGGGCTGA
- a CDS encoding metalloregulator ArsR/SmtB family transcription factor, translating into MAASTPTPCPPKAPLQARPLLDAPLAKELADLFDVLASGTRLRLLHALVRLDDPCMGDLAEAVGMKPQAVSNQLRRLVDLGILATRRHGTHIHYRIVDPCLTRLLHHALCLREETHALCLHEETRGQAPMGQP; encoded by the coding sequence ATGGCCGCATCCACCCCGACACCCTGCCCCCCCAAGGCACCCCTCCAGGCGCGCCCGCTGCTGGACGCGCCCCTGGCCAAGGAGCTGGCGGACCTCTTCGACGTGCTGGCCTCGGGTACCCGGCTGCGGCTGCTCCACGCGCTGGTGCGGCTGGACGATCCCTGCATGGGCGATCTGGCGGAGGCCGTGGGCATGAAGCCCCAGGCCGTCTCCAACCAGCTGCGGCGGCTGGTGGATCTGGGCATCCTCGCCACCCGCCGCCACGGCACCCACATCCACTACCGCATCGTCGATCCCTGCCTGACCCGGCTGCTGCACCATGCCCTCTGTCTCCGCGAGGAGACTCACGCCCTCTGCCTCCACGAGGAAACCCGTGGCCAAGCCCCCATGGGCCAGCCATGA
- a CDS encoding efflux RND transporter periplasmic adaptor subunit gives MTRLLRHSLLSLTLVASTACGRKAATIEAKESHGAATGHEAADARLPLKDIRGLHFVVVPEPRPEGAWYPAEAIGDESAQALLSSPVKGIVSAVRVPPGQRVSPGTVLLAIQSPELARLKADWLSARARRERTEAELAREQRLFQAQAGSRRELETAGSEAATARAEEDAARLALEARGLSPEAAGAMLSLRAPRGGSVTAYTVQLGQGVEAGQELGRFQTASAAIARLELPLPAPQDWQPGTLTEVRKSDGQRWQARLEGTPAALSTDTRRLSYRLRLLGATLPLPGTPLEVRVPLATSVVLPQSALQQVEGTWGVFVKVGEAAEFRPVRRGPELGTDVMVLSGVKPGESVAGEGAYLLKSLQIKRKSGGDDHDH, from the coding sequence ATGACCCGCTTGCTTCGCCATTCCCTGCTGTCCCTGACGCTGGTGGCCAGCACAGCCTGTGGACGCAAGGCCGCCACAATTGAAGCCAAGGAGTCCCACGGAGCGGCAACGGGTCACGAGGCCGCCGACGCCCGACTGCCCCTGAAGGACATCCGGGGCCTCCACTTCGTGGTCGTGCCCGAGCCCAGGCCCGAGGGCGCCTGGTACCCCGCCGAGGCCATCGGCGATGAATCCGCCCAGGCCCTGCTCAGCAGCCCCGTGAAGGGCATCGTCTCCGCGGTGCGGGTGCCACCCGGACAGCGCGTGAGCCCCGGCACGGTACTGCTGGCCATCCAGAGCCCGGAGCTGGCCCGGCTCAAGGCGGACTGGCTGTCCGCCCGGGCCCGACGGGAGCGCACCGAGGCCGAACTGGCCCGTGAGCAGCGGCTCTTCCAGGCCCAGGCAGGCTCCCGTCGAGAGCTGGAGACCGCGGGCAGCGAAGCCGCCACGGCCCGGGCCGAGGAGGACGCCGCCCGCCTGGCCCTGGAAGCCCGAGGCCTCAGTCCGGAAGCCGCCGGAGCCATGCTGAGCCTGCGCGCGCCAAGGGGCGGATCGGTCACCGCCTACACCGTGCAGCTGGGGCAGGGGGTCGAAGCGGGCCAGGAACTGGGCCGCTTCCAGACGGCTTCCGCGGCCATCGCACGGCTGGAGCTGCCGCTGCCCGCCCCACAGGACTGGCAGCCCGGCACCCTCACCGAGGTGCGCAAGAGTGACGGCCAGCGCTGGCAGGCACGCCTGGAGGGCACACCCGCGGCCCTCAGCACCGACACGCGCCGACTGAGCTACCGCCTGCGCCTGCTGGGTGCCACCCTGCCGCTGCCGGGCACGCCCCTGGAAGTCCGCGTGCCGTTGGCGACCTCCGTGGTGTTGCCCCAGAGCGCCCTTCAGCAGGTGGAGGGGACCTGGGGCGTCTTCGTGAAAGTCGGCGAGGCGGCGGAATTCCGGCCCGTGCGCCGCGGCCCGGAACTGGGCACGGACGTGATGGTGCTGAGTGGCGTGAAGCCCGGCGAAAGCGTGGCCGGAGAAGGCGCCTACCTGCTCAAGTCGCTCCAGATCAAGCGCAAGAGCGGAGGGGATGACCATGACCACTGA